Proteins encoded together in one Eublepharis macularius isolate TG4126 chromosome 2, MPM_Emac_v1.0, whole genome shotgun sequence window:
- the ATP5MC3 gene encoding ATP synthase F(0) complex subunit C3, mitochondrial: protein MFACVKLAAGSPALVRAGSRILYRPISASVLSRPEVRTAEGNTTFLTGPQDPISPFALRKFQTSAVSRDIDTAAKFIGAGAATVGVAGSGAGIGTVFGSLIIGYARNPSLKQQLFSYAILGFALSEAMGLFCLMVAFLILFAM, encoded by the exons ATGTTCGCCTGTGTCAAGCTGGCCGCCGGCTCGCCTGCCTTG GTGCGTGCGGGGTCAAGAATCCTGTACAGACCAATCTCTGCATCTGTGTTGTCTAGGCCGGAAGTCAGGACTGCTGAG GGCAACACAACTTTCCTTACCGGACCTCAGGATCCTATCAGTCCATTTGCACTAAGGAAGTTTCAAACTAGTGCCGTTAGCAGGGACATTGATACGGCTGCCAAATTTATTGGTGCTGGTGCTGCCACAGTCGGAGTGGCTGGTTCTGGTGCTGGTATTGGAACAGTCTTCGGGAGTCTAATCATAGGCTATGCCAG AAATCCTTCTCTGAAGCAGCAGTTATTCTCGTATGCTATTTTGGGATTTGCCCTGTCTGAAGCCATGGGTCTCTTCTGTCTGATGGTTGCTTTCCTGATCTTGTTTGCCATGTGA